The following coding sequences are from one Salvelinus namaycush isolate Seneca chromosome 23, SaNama_1.0, whole genome shotgun sequence window:
- the LOC120018820 gene encoding gem-associated protein 7-like, producing the protein MRPHVSVLRLPRGPAPNGRGFDPNSPRFIALCPTTISASTETATDSVQIREEQRARSALRESFLRTLIAMTNKQVQFHMYERVKVEAKFGASDIDVLNFQISELHTPIGVQKEALLRCQDVISYSFDL; encoded by the coding sequence ATGAGACCGCACGTATCTGTGCTTCGCCTCCCGAGAGGACCTGCTCCGAATGGCCGCGGATTCGACCCGAACTCACCCCGTTTCATCGCGCTGTGTCCAACTACTATTTCAGCTTCGACTGAAACAGCGACTGACTCAGTCCAAATTAGAGAAGAGCAGCGGGCACGGTCGGCTTTGAGAGAAAGCTTTCTGAGAACGCTCATAGCCATGACCAACAAGCAGGTGCAATTCCACATGTACGAGAGAGTCAAGGTTGAGGCAAAGTTTGGAGCTTCGGACATTGACGTGCTCAATTTCCAAATTTCGGAACTACATACCCCCATTGGGGTGCAGAAAGAAGCTCTGCTCAGGTGTCAGGATGTCATTTCATACTCCTTTGATCTCTGA